One window of the Chryseobacterium camelliae genome contains the following:
- a CDS encoding GNAT family N-acetyltransferase yields the protein MIATERLILRKPEKEDFKRFFEINNDPETNKHNPSGPMNLEKAESTFAKMLEHWKKHHFGSWAIVEKDNPENIIGFGGLSYKLYGAEEKLNIGYRFAPGAWGNGYATEFMKKAIDFGLNDSNKEEIFGVVRPDNVASVKVLEKAGMAPVGTLDDVPGQPESLVYRIQK from the coding sequence ATGATAGCGACAGAACGGTTAATTTTAAGGAAGCCCGAAAAAGAAGACTTTAAAAGGTTCTTTGAAATTAATAATGATCCTGAAACCAACAAACATAACCCAAGCGGGCCAATGAATCTGGAAAAAGCAGAAAGCACATTTGCAAAAATGCTTGAACATTGGAAAAAACACCATTTTGGGAGCTGGGCGATTGTTGAAAAGGATAATCCTGAAAACATTATCGGTTTTGGGGGTCTGAGCTATAAATTATATGGAGCGGAAGAAAAGCTGAATATTGGCTATCGTTTTGCTCCCGGGGCATGGGGAAACGGATATGCCACAGAATTCATGAAAAAAGCTATAGATTTTGGATTGAATGACAGCAACAAAGAAGAAATATTCGGAGTTGTTCGTCCTGATAATGTAGCTTCCGTTAAAGTTTTGGAAAAGGCAGGAATGGCCCCAGTCGGAACACTAGATGATGTTCCCGGTCAACCTGAAAGTTTAGTATATAGAATTCAAAAATAA